A genomic segment from Luteolibacter ambystomatis encodes:
- a CDS encoding glycosyltransferase family 4 protein, translated as MKIALVIEFLPEAGGKLGGVTVAVHRLANGLVEAGHEVSVVALSGNPSDASYEIVKPFRSDRLNRWLGSKLGQVVYPLALNFGALPGDVDVWHFHGYDHFVLRPLRPRLRTLHGSSLREMQATDNVLRKLLMGFNYLCEWVSVARADRTLCIGAETAEMYGLQHVVDNPFDPTLFRPGAKAEHPRIFYNGYWTGRKRGKFMYERFVEDILPRMPGAELVMLCDKVPDHPRVRALRGISDQELADWYASSWLFCYPSIYEGFGMAYMEAMAAGTAIVTSQNPGADYVLEHGRYGAVVEDADFSKEILRLLQDADARRGLELAGLERCQTFTTEAVTRQHLRHYQEVLERSRT; from the coding sequence ATGAAGATCGCATTGGTCATTGAATTTCTCCCGGAAGCGGGCGGGAAACTGGGAGGGGTGACGGTGGCCGTCCACCGGCTGGCCAATGGTCTGGTGGAGGCCGGGCATGAGGTCTCCGTGGTCGCCTTGTCGGGCAATCCTTCCGATGCCAGCTATGAGATCGTGAAGCCGTTCCGCTCCGATCGCCTCAACCGCTGGCTGGGCTCGAAACTTGGTCAGGTCGTGTATCCGCTGGCCTTGAATTTCGGAGCACTGCCGGGCGATGTGGATGTCTGGCATTTCCACGGCTACGACCACTTCGTGCTGAGACCGCTGAGACCGCGGCTGCGCACCTTGCACGGATCCAGCCTGCGGGAAATGCAGGCGACGGACAATGTCCTCCGCAAGCTCCTGATGGGGTTCAACTACCTGTGCGAGTGGGTTTCCGTCGCCCGCGCCGACCGCACGCTCTGCATCGGTGCGGAAACCGCGGAGATGTACGGCTTGCAGCACGTGGTGGACAATCCTTTCGATCCCACCTTGTTCCGGCCCGGTGCGAAGGCAGAGCATCCTCGTATCTTCTACAACGGCTACTGGACGGGCAGGAAACGCGGCAAGTTCATGTATGAGCGTTTCGTGGAGGACATTCTTCCCCGGATGCCGGGGGCGGAGCTGGTGATGCTGTGCGACAAGGTGCCGGATCATCCGCGGGTGCGGGCGCTGCGGGGTATCTCGGATCAAGAGCTGGCGGACTGGTATGCCTCCTCATGGCTGTTCTGCTATCCGAGCATCTATGAAGGATTCGGCATGGCCTACATGGAGGCCATGGCCGCGGGTACCGCGATCGTGACCAGCCAGAATCCGGGCGCCGACTATGTGCTGGAGCACGGCCGGTACGGGGCGGTGGTGGAGGACGCGGATTTTTCCAAGGAGATCCTGCGGCTGTTGCAGGATGCGGATGCGCGCCGTGGATTGGAGCTGGCGGGGCTCGAGCGGTGCCAGACCTTCACGACGGAGGCAGTGACCCGCCAGCATCTGCGGCACTACCAGGAGGTGCTGGAACGCTCCCGCACATGA
- a CDS encoding glycosyltransferase family 4 protein, translating to MKVLLPISLDRWRNPISTLQRACVRYNPEIEFHSFSNPVSDEDRREGEEFWKLPNLVLREPVDIARDRFDIVHTASYSHGNYVASVAAKLRGVGHTRYLDTMNLEQHPDHPVCWARYRRVLRWVDAFVAVSEAVAVDIRNRVPERFLGVIPNGFDPALYDPAIDCDADLPAEVCALPRGFPLWVAAIEPRKHPEVFVNLARKNPDIPFVALGGGVGDLGKSFEEDFRNTPNIHWLGNVDRKAGRAVLGRAGVLVFPSEREGLSLAMIEAVAMGVPILAQPKSSMPELVEAGQNGELVAQEDEAGWNDALHKWLGERSAAQMEALAVARQRAIGRFNWATVGAAYGPMYRRTLELPVRLLHGCPA from the coding sequence ATGAAAGTCCTGTTGCCGATCAGCCTCGACCGCTGGCGCAATCCCATCAGCACCTTGCAGCGTGCCTGTGTGCGGTACAATCCGGAGATCGAGTTCCATTCCTTTTCGAATCCGGTTTCGGATGAAGACCGCCGGGAGGGCGAGGAGTTTTGGAAACTGCCCAATCTTGTGCTCCGCGAGCCGGTGGACATCGCGAGGGATCGTTTCGACATCGTCCATACCGCTTCCTACAGCCATGGGAACTACGTTGCGTCGGTGGCGGCCAAGCTCCGTGGTGTCGGACATACCCGCTACCTGGACACCATGAACCTGGAGCAGCATCCGGATCATCCGGTGTGCTGGGCCCGGTACCGCCGGGTGCTGCGGTGGGTGGACGCATTCGTCGCGGTCAGCGAAGCTGTCGCGGTGGACATCCGCAACCGGGTGCCGGAACGGTTCCTGGGAGTGATCCCGAATGGATTCGATCCCGCGTTGTATGATCCTGCCATCGACTGTGACGCGGATCTGCCGGCGGAGGTGTGCGCCCTGCCCCGTGGATTTCCGTTGTGGGTCGCGGCGATCGAGCCCCGCAAGCATCCGGAAGTGTTTGTGAACCTTGCCCGCAAAAACCCCGATATTCCGTTCGTCGCCCTGGGTGGCGGGGTCGGGGATCTGGGCAAGTCCTTCGAGGAAGATTTTCGAAATACTCCGAACATCCATTGGCTCGGAAATGTGGACCGCAAGGCCGGACGCGCGGTGCTGGGCCGGGCGGGAGTGCTGGTGTTCCCATCGGAGCGTGAAGGACTTTCGCTGGCGATGATCGAGGCGGTGGCGATGGGGGTTCCGATTCTGGCCCAGCCGAAAAGCTCCATGCCGGAACTCGTCGAGGCCGGACAAAACGGCGAGCTCGTCGCTCAGGAGGATGAGGCGGGTTGGAACGATGCCCTTCACAAGTGGCTGGGAGAACGGTCCGCCGCCCAGATGGAGGCCTTGGCGGTGGCACGCCAGAGGGCCATCGGGCGCTTCAACTGGGCCACCGTAGGAGCGGCCTACGGTCCGATGTATCGCAGGACCCTGGAATTGCCCGTCCGGCTCCTGCATGGCTGCCCGGCTTGA
- a CDS encoding glycosyltransferase family 4 protein, translating to MRVLLPICLDRWRNPIATLLRACVEANPDIEFHSVSSPFSEEDARLAKAFWALPNVRAAGQMKLTATRFDGVHTASITPHNLAAAVASKVRSVGACRFLTTINLEVGPGDGKDWTLLQVAERLADAFVSVSRAAGQGVAERCAGRYHGVIPNGFDAAYFDPAIEDDAILSAEVRDLGPFALYVGALEPRKHPEFVVELARAHPGIPFVGAGYVHPLGRHFEPMVKSVPNLRWLGHVDRRMIRALLRRAAVFLFPSEREGLALSVIEALGMGVPVIAQPKSSMPELIRDGVNGRLIDIREPAAWSDALQSFIRSSGASRATTAAAIRADALECYSWESIGRQYGDLYRRLFR from the coding sequence ATGCGCGTCCTCCTGCCGATCTGCCTGGACCGCTGGCGCAATCCGATCGCAACCCTGTTGCGGGCATGCGTCGAAGCCAATCCCGACATCGAATTCCATTCGGTGTCTTCCCCGTTCAGCGAGGAAGACGCCCGGCTGGCAAAGGCATTCTGGGCGCTGCCGAACGTCCGTGCGGCCGGTCAGATGAAATTGACGGCCACCCGCTTCGATGGAGTCCACACCGCGTCGATCACTCCGCACAATCTCGCCGCCGCCGTGGCGTCGAAGGTCCGTTCGGTTGGAGCGTGCCGGTTTCTCACCACGATCAATCTGGAAGTCGGACCCGGTGACGGAAAGGACTGGACACTGTTGCAAGTCGCGGAACGATTGGCCGACGCATTCGTCTCGGTCAGCCGGGCGGCAGGCCAGGGAGTCGCGGAGCGTTGCGCGGGCCGTTATCATGGAGTGATCCCGAACGGTTTCGATGCCGCTTATTTCGATCCTGCGATTGAAGACGACGCGATTTTGTCTGCGGAAGTCCGGGACCTCGGACCGTTCGCCTTGTATGTCGGCGCCTTGGAGCCGCGGAAGCATCCGGAGTTCGTCGTGGAACTGGCCAGGGCTCATCCCGGAATACCCTTCGTGGGAGCCGGCTACGTTCATCCGCTGGGACGACATTTCGAGCCGATGGTGAAGTCTGTTCCCAACCTGCGTTGGCTGGGCCACGTGGACCGCCGGATGATCCGGGCGCTTCTGCGTCGTGCCGCAGTGTTCCTGTTTCCTTCGGAGCGGGAGGGCCTCGCGCTCTCGGTGATCGAGGCGTTGGGCATGGGCGTACCCGTCATCGCCCAGCCGAAAAGTTCCATGCCGGAGTTGATCCGGGATGGGGTGAACGGAAGGCTCATCGATATCCGCGAGCCGGCCGCATGGTCGGACGCGCTGCAATCCTTCATCCGGTCTTCCGGTGCATCCCGCGCCACGACAGCCGCCGCCATCCGGGCGGATGCGCTGGAGTGCTATTCCTGGGAATCGATCGGACGCCAGTATGGCGATCTTTACCGCCGGTTGTTCCGCTGA
- a CDS encoding glycosyltransferase family 2 protein produces the protein MLSIVIPTYNRAAKVCDRIAELLPQLASGVSVRIIDNASDEVVETVVRQRFGEGIGSKINFHRNAANVGLAANLCKCFEHADGEWLWVLGDDDSVLPDAVGHVLARIASADAAVGYMSFSTSLHTHNGERTIGGFRGLVEGPGIAGRLSNLLFISAGCYRVRKILPHLRAGYLMVYSHVPHVAMLATMMADLNVLAVMCPERLVERSPQAANQAWSHLKVLSGLPALIDLEGVDGSIAVVVRQIVHDARWRPFLGAGLHYIFNEESRPIRFWWLLLARIFICGNAEMKIRSALLMSVLPLASFKVTRQAVRTVINRRISADANEGLDRL, from the coding sequence GTGCTGTCGATCGTAATCCCGACTTACAACCGTGCGGCGAAAGTCTGCGACCGGATTGCGGAATTGCTGCCTCAGCTCGCATCCGGAGTGAGCGTTCGGATCATCGATAACGCCTCGGACGAGGTGGTCGAGACAGTCGTCCGGCAGCGGTTCGGAGAAGGGATCGGCTCGAAGATCAACTTCCACCGGAATGCTGCCAATGTCGGTTTGGCCGCGAATCTCTGCAAATGTTTCGAGCATGCCGATGGTGAGTGGCTGTGGGTGTTGGGTGACGATGATTCCGTGCTACCGGATGCGGTCGGGCATGTCCTGGCGAGGATTGCTTCGGCGGATGCCGCAGTGGGCTACATGAGTTTCTCCACCTCTCTCCATACCCATAACGGTGAGAGAACGATTGGTGGATTCCGCGGTTTGGTGGAGGGGCCGGGGATTGCGGGGCGGCTTTCCAATTTGCTTTTCATCTCCGCCGGCTGCTATCGCGTGCGGAAGATCTTGCCGCACCTGCGAGCGGGATACCTGATGGTTTATTCCCATGTGCCGCACGTGGCGATGCTGGCGACCATGATGGCGGACTTGAATGTCCTGGCCGTGATGTGCCCGGAACGCCTGGTCGAGCGGTCTCCGCAGGCGGCGAACCAGGCATGGAGCCACTTGAAAGTGCTTTCTGGATTGCCCGCGCTGATCGACCTCGAGGGTGTCGATGGTTCGATCGCGGTGGTGGTGCGGCAAATCGTCCATGATGCCCGTTGGCGTCCGTTCCTCGGTGCGGGCCTGCATTATATTTTCAATGAGGAGAGCCGGCCCATCCGCTTCTGGTGGTTGTTGCTGGCGAGGATTTTCATCTGCGGAAACGCGGAGATGAAAATACGCTCGGCACTCCTGATGTCTGTGCTGCCGCTGGCCTCGTTCAAGGTGACGAGGCAGGCGGTGCGGACGGTGATCAACCGCCGCATCAGTGCGGATGCGAATGAAGGTCTCGACCGGTTGTGA
- a CDS encoding NAD-dependent epimerase/dehydratase family protein has protein sequence MSSPQTAIVTGVTGFIGNHLARRLLAEGWKVAAIVRSTSDRSRIPEGCAVWEYDGSTTDMLRVFEMVQPDTVFHLASRIITNHAAGDVESLVASNLLFGMQLLEGMRATGCKRFVNTGTGWQHFENNDYDPVCLYAATKQAFEDLLEYYVRVSGVKAVTLKLHDTYGEDDPRGKLITLLLNAARNQTPLELSPGEQKIDLVHVRDVAEAYLAADRLLRAATEPCHQRYMLRAGSVISIRELAATIGRVTGSPVNAHWGARPYREREVMLPSDLGEAVPGWKPSVTLEEGIRELWEQKRPKGV, from the coding sequence ATGTCCTCTCCTCAAACAGCCATCGTCACCGGCGTCACCGGCTTCATTGGCAATCACCTCGCCCGCCGCCTCCTTGCGGAGGGATGGAAGGTGGCGGCGATTGTCCGCTCCACTTCCGATCGCTCGCGGATTCCGGAAGGCTGCGCTGTCTGGGAATACGACGGCAGCACCACCGACATGCTCCGCGTTTTCGAGATGGTGCAGCCGGATACGGTTTTCCACCTCGCGTCCAGGATCATCACCAACCATGCGGCGGGTGACGTGGAGTCGCTGGTAGCTTCGAATCTCCTGTTCGGCATGCAGTTGCTCGAGGGCATGCGCGCCACCGGTTGCAAACGCTTCGTCAACACCGGCACCGGCTGGCAGCATTTCGAAAACAACGACTACGATCCGGTGTGCTTGTATGCAGCCACCAAGCAGGCCTTCGAGGATCTCCTCGAATACTACGTGAGGGTGTCCGGTGTGAAGGCGGTCACGCTTAAGCTGCATGACACTTACGGCGAGGATGATCCACGCGGGAAGCTGATCACGCTGCTTCTGAACGCCGCCCGGAACCAGACGCCGCTGGAACTTTCTCCGGGCGAGCAGAAGATCGATCTCGTCCATGTGCGGGATGTGGCGGAAGCGTATCTGGCCGCTGATCGCCTGCTGAGGGCCGCCACGGAACCGTGTCACCAGCGATACATGCTGCGCGCCGGGAGCGTGATCTCCATCCGTGAATTGGCGGCGACGATCGGCCGGGTGACCGGCAGTCCGGTGAACGCTCACTGGGGGGCGAGACCCTACCGCGAGCGGGAGGTGATGCTGCCATCGGATCTCGGCGAAGCCGTGCCAGGATGGAAGCCGTCTGTGACTCTTGAAGAAGGGATCCGCGAGCTTTGGGAGCAAAAACGTCCGAAGGGTGTCTGA
- a CDS encoding dTDP-4-dehydrorhamnose 3,5-epimerase family protein translates to MTLIDEPLPGVKILRPFVFEDARGNFVKPFHEDQLAAHGISMIVREEFFSTSAKDVLRGMHFQIPPHDHQKLIYCLSGRVLDVLLDLRKESPTYGKAASFELSAANHHVVHVPRGFAHGFLSLEDGSCMVYKTDAVHAADADKGLLWNSFGFEWPITDAIISGRDLAHPEFGSYASPF, encoded by the coding sequence ATGACACTCATCGACGAGCCCCTGCCGGGAGTGAAGATCCTCAGACCCTTCGTGTTTGAGGACGCCCGCGGCAACTTCGTGAAACCGTTTCATGAAGACCAACTGGCTGCGCATGGAATCTCCATGATCGTGCGGGAGGAGTTCTTCTCGACCTCCGCGAAGGATGTCCTGCGGGGGATGCATTTCCAGATTCCGCCGCACGATCATCAGAAGCTGATCTATTGCCTCTCCGGACGCGTGCTCGATGTCCTGCTCGATCTACGGAAGGAATCCCCAACTTACGGCAAGGCGGCATCCTTCGAACTCTCCGCGGCGAATCATCATGTCGTTCACGTCCCGCGGGGTTTTGCCCATGGCTTCCTGAGTTTGGAGGACGGCTCCTGCATGGTTTACAAGACGGATGCCGTCCACGCTGCGGATGCGGACAAGGGCCTGCTTTGGAATTCATTCGGCTTCGAATGGCCGATCACGGACGCGATCATTTCGGGCCGCGATCTCGCGCATCCGGAATTCGGTTCCTACGCGAGCCCCTTCTGA
- the rfbH gene encoding lipopolysaccharide biosynthesis protein RfbH: MSLPELKAEILRLTAEYSRLAHRQNRPGFIEDGPAFVPGQTTVPYAGRVFETEEVTAAVSATLDFWLTLGPEGEAMEKELAAFLGVRHSLLVNSGSSANLVAFSALTTHKLPEHKRIRPGDEVITVAAGFPTTVAPIIQNGAVPVFVDAKPLTGNADCSLLEAAYSPGRTKAVMMAHALGNPFDLGVVLEFCKKYDLWLVEDNCDALGCTYSLPVERAKELGLDHLLKIADKGEHPIIRIEFVDGRDLLTAPTGSFGDISTQSFYPPHHLTMGEGGAVNIVRKPPLKTYAESFRDWGRDCWCASGKDDTCGKRFQWQLGELPQGYDHKYIYSHLGYNLKPLDPQAAIGRVQIRRLPAFIEARKDNWQRLRAGLKGLEEVIDFALPTHATAWNEDGTFEWDDTGCRTSCSWFGFKMTIREGAPFTRTELAAHLDEKKIGNRMLFGGNLVRQPAFVQLRRDDPGAIRVSGELPGADRIMNHTLFLGTYPGLTGEMIDYMAATIRNFVAAKTAGAES; encoded by the coding sequence ATGTCCCTTCCAGAGCTCAAAGCTGAAATCCTCCGCCTGACCGCGGAATACTCCCGTTTGGCGCACCGCCAGAATCGTCCCGGGTTCATCGAGGACGGCCCCGCGTTCGTTCCCGGCCAGACCACCGTTCCCTATGCCGGGCGCGTGTTCGAAACCGAGGAAGTCACCGCCGCCGTCTCCGCCACGCTCGATTTCTGGCTCACGCTCGGCCCCGAGGGCGAGGCGATGGAGAAGGAGCTGGCCGCGTTTCTCGGCGTGAGGCACTCGCTGCTGGTGAACTCCGGCTCCTCCGCGAACCTCGTGGCCTTCAGCGCGCTGACCACCCACAAGCTGCCGGAGCACAAGCGCATCCGCCCGGGTGATGAAGTGATCACCGTGGCCGCCGGTTTTCCCACCACCGTGGCGCCCATCATCCAGAACGGAGCCGTTCCGGTTTTCGTCGATGCAAAGCCGCTCACCGGAAACGCGGATTGCTCGCTACTGGAAGCGGCGTACTCGCCGGGCAGGACCAAGGCGGTGATGATGGCTCACGCGCTCGGCAATCCCTTCGATCTCGGCGTGGTGCTCGAGTTCTGCAAGAAGTACGATCTCTGGCTGGTGGAGGACAACTGCGACGCCCTTGGCTGCACCTACTCGCTGCCGGTGGAGCGCGCGAAGGAACTCGGCCTCGATCACCTGCTGAAGATCGCGGACAAGGGCGAGCACCCGATCATCCGCATCGAGTTTGTGGATGGCCGTGACCTGCTCACCGCGCCGACCGGTTCCTTTGGCGATATTTCCACGCAGTCCTTCTACCCTCCGCACCATCTCACCATGGGCGAGGGTGGCGCGGTGAACATCGTTCGAAAGCCCCCGCTCAAAACCTACGCGGAGAGCTTCCGTGACTGGGGCCGCGATTGCTGGTGCGCCTCGGGCAAGGACGACACTTGCGGCAAGCGCTTCCAATGGCAGCTCGGAGAACTGCCGCAGGGCTACGATCACAAGTACATCTACAGCCATCTCGGCTACAATCTGAAGCCGCTCGATCCGCAGGCCGCCATTGGTCGCGTGCAGATCCGCCGCCTGCCTGCGTTCATCGAGGCACGCAAGGACAACTGGCAGCGCCTCCGCGCGGGCCTGAAGGGATTGGAAGAGGTCATCGACTTCGCCCTGCCGACCCACGCGACCGCTTGGAATGAAGACGGCACCTTTGAATGGGACGATACCGGCTGCCGCACGTCCTGCTCGTGGTTCGGCTTCAAGATGACCATCCGCGAAGGAGCTCCCTTCACCCGTACGGAACTCGCCGCGCATCTCGATGAGAAGAAGATCGGCAACCGCATGCTCTTCGGCGGCAACCTCGTCCGCCAGCCGGCCTTCGTGCAACTCCGCCGCGATGATCCGGGCGCGATCCGCGTCTCGGGCGAACTGCCCGGTGCGGACCGCATCATGAACCACACGCTTTTCCTCGGCACCTATCCGGGCCTTACCGGAGAGATGATCGACTACATGGCGGCAACCATCCGCAACTTCGTCGCGGCAAAGACCGCTGGCGCGGAAAGCTGA
- the rfbG gene encoding CDP-glucose 4,6-dehydratase, which translates to MSVFADTYRDAEVLLTGHTGFKGSWMAQWLVRCGARVTGYALDPQPHERLYDSLGLSLRLAADHRGNLSELDRLAELVATLKPRFVFHLAAQPLVRLSYDIPVDTFATNVMGTVHVLEAIRRSGHECTVVVVTTDKCYENREWLHSYREEDAMGGHDPYSASKGAAEIAAASYRRSFFDPGGKVAMATARAGNVIGGGDWAADRIVPDCIRALRAGETIPVRNKIATRPWQHVLEPLSGYLWLGAVLHNARLTGYPDNAPFRSAFNFGPRLTSNRPVSELVGELIRHTGGNWEDRSDPNAPHEASKLNLAIDKAFHLLQWQPVWDFPETIARTAEWYLAEENGEDAATLCDRQIEAYQASAAAIGLPWSV; encoded by the coding sequence ATGAGCGTGTTTGCAGATACCTATCGCGATGCGGAGGTGCTCCTCACGGGGCACACCGGATTCAAGGGCTCGTGGATGGCCCAGTGGCTTGTCCGCTGTGGAGCACGGGTCACAGGCTACGCGCTCGACCCGCAGCCGCATGAGAGGCTCTATGACAGCCTCGGTCTTTCGCTGCGTCTCGCTGCGGATCACCGTGGGAATCTCTCGGAGTTGGATCGCCTTGCCGAACTGGTCGCGACCCTGAAGCCTCGCTTCGTTTTCCATCTCGCGGCCCAGCCGCTGGTGCGTCTCTCCTACGACATCCCGGTGGATACCTTCGCCACCAATGTCATGGGCACCGTCCATGTGTTGGAAGCGATCCGCCGCAGCGGGCATGAGTGTACGGTGGTCGTAGTAACGACCGACAAGTGCTATGAGAACCGCGAGTGGCTCCACAGCTACCGCGAGGAGGATGCGATGGGCGGTCATGATCCCTACAGCGCGTCGAAGGGGGCTGCGGAAATCGCCGCCGCTTCCTACCGCCGTTCCTTCTTCGATCCCGGTGGCAAGGTGGCCATGGCCACCGCGCGTGCGGGCAATGTGATCGGTGGCGGCGATTGGGCCGCGGACCGCATCGTGCCTGATTGTATTCGCGCCCTGCGCGCCGGGGAGACCATCCCGGTCCGCAACAAGATCGCCACCCGTCCCTGGCAGCATGTGCTTGAGCCGCTGTCCGGCTACCTCTGGCTGGGTGCGGTGCTGCACAACGCGCGGCTCACCGGCTACCCGGACAACGCGCCGTTCCGCTCCGCTTTCAATTTCGGCCCGCGCCTGACCAGCAACCGACCCGTTTCCGAACTCGTCGGCGAACTCATCCGTCACACCGGCGGAAACTGGGAGGACCGCTCCGATCCAAACGCACCGCACGAGGCCTCCAAGCTGAATCTCGCCATCGACAAGGCCTTCCATCTGCTCCAGTGGCAGCCCGTCTGGGATTTTCCCGAAACCATCGCCCGCACCGCGGAATGGTATCTCGCCGAGGAGAATGGCGAGGATGCCGCCACCCTCTGCGATCGCCAGATCGAAGCCTACCAGGCATCCGCCGCCGCCATCGGCCTGCCGTGGTCCGTTTAA
- the rfbF gene encoding glucose-1-phosphate cytidylyltransferase — translation MKAVILAGGLGTRLSEETALKPKPMVEIGGRPILWHVLKIYSAHGINDFVICAGYKGYVIKEYFANYFLHMSDVTFDMVGNTMEVHHKKAEPWRVTIVDTGDETMTGGRIKRIQPYIGNETFCCTYGDGVGDIDITALIAAHRAAGLEATLTGVQPPGRFGALHLEGDSVLAFQEKPEGDGSWINGGFFVLEPSVFDRIEGDPTIWEREPLESLARDRQLGIFRHHGFWRPMDTLRDKLELERLWETRKAPWKTW, via the coding sequence ATGAAAGCCGTCATCCTTGCCGGAGGCCTTGGCACCCGCCTCTCCGAAGAAACCGCGCTCAAGCCGAAGCCGATGGTCGAGATCGGCGGTCGTCCGATCCTTTGGCACGTGCTGAAGATCTACAGCGCGCATGGCATCAATGACTTTGTCATCTGCGCGGGATACAAGGGCTACGTCATCAAGGAGTATTTCGCGAACTACTTCCTCCACATGTCGGATGTCACCTTCGACATGGTCGGCAATACCATGGAGGTCCACCACAAGAAGGCCGAGCCGTGGCGCGTGACCATCGTGGACACCGGTGATGAAACGATGACCGGCGGCCGCATCAAGCGCATCCAGCCCTACATCGGAAACGAGACCTTCTGCTGCACCTATGGCGACGGGGTGGGGGACATCGACATCACCGCCCTCATCGCCGCCCACCGCGCGGCCGGACTTGAAGCCACGCTTACCGGCGTGCAACCGCCCGGACGCTTCGGCGCGCTGCATCTGGAAGGCGACTCCGTCCTCGCCTTCCAGGAAAAGCCGGAAGGCGATGGCTCATGGATCAACGGTGGCTTTTTCGTGCTGGAGCCGTCCGTCTTCGACCGCATCGAAGGCGATCCGACGATCTGGGAGCGCGAGCCGCTCGAGTCGCTCGCTCGTGACCGCCAGCTCGGCATCTTCCGCCATCACGGCTTCTGGCGTCCGATGGACACGCTCCGCGACAAGCTGGAGCTGGAGCGACTGTGGGAGACCCGCAAGGCTCCTTGGAAAACCTGGTAA